One window of the Cryptomeria japonica chromosome 7, Sugi_1.0, whole genome shotgun sequence genome contains the following:
- the LOC131856623 gene encoding nudix hydrolase 8-like, producing the protein MGKSGDKGSNNEWCRCLHCTIAFPTNEVSATTNDVETVLNEICEVLKAHEDRYDGVIVDIENMQNDACCFAASLKASLSQWARQGKKAVWIKVPKEQAKLVPVAIEVGFGYHHAEPSYVMLVHWIPQTPPTIPDNASHQAGVAAFVFNEDGEVLVVQEKCGPYKDSGLWKMPTGRINQGEGIKEGAVREVQEETGVNVTYLTFFL; encoded by the exons ATGGGAAAATCTGGGGATAAAGGAAGCAACAATGAATGGT GTCGCTGCTTGCACTGCACAATTGCATTCCCAACGAACGAGGTTTCGGCTACCACTAATGATGTTGAAACAGTTTTGAACGAAATATGTGAAGTGCTCAAAGCCCATGAAGACAGATATGATGGTGTAATTGTTGACATAGAGAATATGCAGAACGATGCTTGTTGTTTTGCAGCTTCACTGAAGGCATCACTTTCTCAATGGGCACGCCAG GGAAAGAAGGCGGTGTGGATTAAAGTTCCCAAGGAACAGGCGAAACTAGTACCCGTTGCGATTGAG GTGGGATTTGGGTACCACCACGCAGAGCCTTCATATGTGATGTTAGTGCATTGGATCCCTCAAACTCCCCCCACCATCCCTGATAATGCTTCACATCAAGCGGGAGTTGCAGCTTTTGTATTCAACGAGGACGGAGAG GTTCTAGTAGTTCAAGAAAAGTGTGGCCCTTACAAAGATTCCGGGTTGTGGAAGATGCCAACAGGAAGAATTAACCAG GGGGAAGGCATTAAGGAAGGGGCCGTAAGAGAAGTTCAGGAAGAAACAGGGGTAAATGTCACTTACCTCACCTTTTTCCTCTGA
- the LOC131856624 gene encoding nudix hydrolase 2-like yields the protein MYFHVLLQINTEFVQVVGFRDGHNAPFGKSDLLFVCMLRSLSSNIVVQDTEISVAKWMAIEEFASQPKNQQSKLLKDMIGVCVANVNGQCEGFSGIGISSNSRKPSAFFCTALNSE from the exons atgTATTTTCATGTACTCTTACAGATTAATACAGAATTTGTACAAGTTGTTGGGTTCAG GGATGGTCACAATGCCCCTTTCGGAAAATCCGATCTGCTCTTCGTGTGTATGTTGAGATCTCTTTCTTCTAATATTGTTGTGCAAGATACCGAAATTTCAGTAGCCAAG TGGATGGCGATAGAAGAATTTGCATCTCAACCTAAAAATCAGCAAAGCAAACTCCTAAAAGATATGATCGGCGTGTGTGTTGCCAACGTCAACGGACAATGTGAAGGATTTTCAGGCATTGGGATATCGTCCAACTCGCGCAAACCCTCTGCTTTCTTCTGCACTGCCCTTAATTCTGAGTAA